The Dehalococcoidales bacterium DNA segment TGACACCGCTATTTACAGGAAAGCGAAAGCCTTCAATATGCCCGGGCGCAGGATTGATGGGAACGACGTTATGGAGGTCTTTCTGGCAACTGAGGAGGCAATCGCTTCTGTCAGAAGTGGGGGGGGGCCTTTTCTGCTGGAGTGCATGACCTACCGGTGGCACGGGCATGTAGGGCCCGGTAATGATGTTGGTGAAAAACTCAGAAGCCAGGAGGAACTGAATTCCTGGATGAATAAGTGTCCTATCAAAACCTTTGAACAAATACTGTCTGAAAATCGTATCCTTTCTAGTTCCGAGATGTCTAGCATCAGGGCAGAGATCAAGCGTGAGGTGCAGGATGCTGTTACCTTTGCGGAGGAAGTCTGTTACCCTGATTCGGAAGAGCTACTTGAATGTCTGTTCAGATAACGAAGTGGAGTTAACCAGCATGAGACAGATATCCTATGTCCAGGCATTAAATGAGGCATTGCACCAGTTAATAGCCGGTGATGAGAATGTGTTTCTTATCGGACAGGGAGTTAATAGCCCCTGGTATGCCGGCAACAGCACCGTCGGTCTTGTTGAGCGTTTTGGAGAAGGCCGTGTTATAGACACGCCTATCTCCGAAAATTGTGTGGCTGGAACGGCAATAGGCGCAGCTCTTACCGGCATGCGTCCGATATTGTTCCATGCCAGAATGGACTTTATGTATCTCGCCATGGACCAACTGGCTAATAATGCCGCAAGCTGGCACTATATGTACGGAGGAAATTTGAATGTCCCTTTAACTATATGGGGCGTAATCAACCGGGGGGGAGAGCAGGGGGCACAGCATTCTCAGGCTATACATGCCATGCTTGCCCATATCCCCGGCTTGAAGGTGGTGATGCCGGCAACGCCATATGACGCGAAGGGACTGCTCATATCAAGCGTAGCGGACAGTAATCCGGTAGTGTATGTTGATGAGCGCTGGCTTTATGCTCACCAGGGAGACGTACCTGAGGAAATGTATACAGTGCCTATTGGGAAAGGAGCGGTGCGTAGAGAAGGAAAGGACGTTACTGTAGTGGCCACATCATATATGGTTATTGAGGCGTTAAAAGCAGCGGAAATATTAGAGAAAGAAAGTATAGATGTTGAGGTGATAGATTTACGCACACTGAAGCCGCTGGACGAATCTCTGGTGATCGGCTCTGTAAAGAAGACCAGGAGGCTGGTCGTGGCTGACAGCGGTTGGAAAAGCTTCGGCGCCGGGGCAGAGGTCATTAC contains these protein-coding regions:
- a CDS encoding pyruvate dehydrogenase complex E1 component subunit beta; translated protein: MRQISYVQALNEALHQLIAGDENVFLIGQGVNSPWYAGNSTVGLVERFGEGRVIDTPISENCVAGTAIGAALTGMRPILFHARMDFMYLAMDQLANNAASWHYMYGGNLNVPLTIWGVINRGGEQGAQHSQAIHAMLAHIPGLKVVMPATPYDAKGLLISSVADSNPVVYVDERWLYAHQGDVPEEMYTVPIGKGAVRREGKDVTVVATSYMVIEALKAAEILEKESIDVEVIDLRTLKPLDESLVIGSVKKTRRLVVADSGWKSFGAGAEVITRVMEHDDFRFSRAVPVARVSLPDIPAPASRALEKQYYPDAISIATAVRKVIGDNYSSSKLEMLLPWHMGFPVEEG